The following is a genomic window from Ethanoligenens harbinense YUAN-3.
TGCCTTCCCATCGCCGGCCGGCGGCGACGGCATGCCAAAAATCGAAAACTTCGAATATTTTCAACTGTGTGTATACGATGTGCAACGATTGTCAAGACTTCCATCAGACATCAACAGAAGGATGGAGGTTCAAGATGTTAAAAATCGAAAAAGCGATTCTGATCGGTTTTCTGGTTGCCGTGGTAACCATGATGGCCGCAAACTTTTCCGCATTTGCCGCCCAGAGCAGCGATATCCGCCAAAAGGTGTTCCGCCTGCACATTCTTGCAAATTCAGACAGTGCGGCGGACCAGGCGCTCAAGCTGAAAGTACGCGACCGTATCCTGGCGGAATCGGGCACACTGTTCCAGAGCGCGGACAATAAGGCACAAGTAATTCAAGAAGCACGCGCCGACCTGCCGCAGATCGAAACCATCGCACAGGATGAAATCCGCCGCGAAGGGTATACTTATCCGGTGAAGGCACAGGTTGTACACATGTATTTCAACACCCGCGTCTATGGCAATGTCACGCTGCCCGCCGGCGATTATGACGCACTGCGTATCACCATCGGCGCCGCGAAAGGGCACAACTGGTGGTGCGTGCTGTTCCCGCCGCTCTGCCTGCCTTCCGCCGAGGGTGAGGAAAAACTGGAGGAAAATCTGACCCCCTCCGAAAGCAATACCGTCACGCACGGCAGTCAGCCGCAGATCGAGGTCAAATTCAAAACGCTTGAACTTCTGGAAAGCGTGAAAAGCACCATTTCGTCATGGTTCCAAAAATAACTTCTGGAACAAAATCATCTGATTCTACACGGAGGTTCGCATGAGATCCAAACGTCTGGTTGGGCTGTTTGTTGTGTTCGTCGCGCTGTTCGGGCTGCTCATCGTGCGGCTGGTACGTCTCACCCAACCGGGAGGCGCCATCTCCCAGGCGGCGCAGACGCACGGCAGCTACAGCCTGAAACTGGGCGTGGAACGCGGCACTATTTATGACACCGACATGAATCCGCTCGTCAATACGCAATCGGCCTACATCGCGGTGGTGCGCCCGCAGAAGAATCCGGGCGTACAGCTCGCCGCACTTTCCCCACACGTGGCGGATTGGAACGATCTGGAGAAAAAACTGGGGGAGCGTCTGCCCTTCAGCATCCGTGTCAACACACCGAACATCAAAACGCCCGGCGTGCAGATCGTGCAGATGGACCAGCGCTACAGCGGCAGCGACATCGCCCCGCAGCTCATCGGGTATCTGGACAGCAGCGGCAACGGCGCGGCCGGACTGGAAAAGGCATACAACACCCTGCTTGCACAGAATACGCAAACCATCCTTGCGGATTTTCCGGTGGACGCGACCGGCCGCGCACTCACCGGGCTTTCCCCGGAAATCCACCGGGAGGGCGACAGCCACACGGGCGGCATCGTGCTCACCATCGACCGCGATATCCAGCAGGCCGCGCAAAAAGCAGCCGACAAATATCTGAAAATCGGCGCGGTGGTGGTCATGGACCCGAAGACCGGCGACATCCTCGCCAGTGTGAGCAACCCGTCTTTCAACCAGAACAATCTGGCGGCGGCGCTCAACGGCGCCAATTCACCCATGCTCAACCGCGCGTTCACCTCGTTCAACGTGGGCTCGGTGTTTAAGATCAACGTAGCGGCCGCGGCGCTGGAGTCGGGGGTTTCCCCCGCTTTTTCCGTGCAGGACAACGGCTCCATGCTGGTGGCGGGGCGCCTGTTCCACGATGAAAACACATCGGGATACGGTTTGCTGGATATGGCGACCGGCATGGCCAATTCCAGCAACGTCTATTACATCACCTTGGGGCAGAAGCTCGGTGCGGACACCGTGCTGAATATGGCGCAGCGCCTGGGCTTTGGGCACACGTATGAGCTTGCGCCGGGCCTGCTGCCGTCCGCCGGCAATCTGCCGGGCAACAGCGAGCTGGGCGTTCCCGCCGCGCTGGCCAACTTCTCCATCGGGCAGGGCACCCTGATGGCGACCCCGATCCAGGTGGCCCGGATGGTCAGTGCTGTGGCAGCGGACGGCCTGCTGCCCATGCCGCGGCTGGTGAAAGCCAGCGTGGACAAAAACCGGCAGGTTACCAAAACCTATCCCAACGCCACACCCGACCGCGTCTTTTCCGTGTCCACCGCCAAACAATTACAGCAATTTCTCATCACCACCGTGCAGGAAGGCACCGGCCGCCCTGCCGCACCAACCTACGGCGGCGCGGGCGGCAAAACATCCACCGCGCAGACCGGCTGGGTGGAAAACGGAAAAGCCATGAACCAAACATGGTTTGCGGGCTTTTATCCGGCCGAAAACCCGCGCTATGTCATCGTGGCCATGATGCAGAACGGTACGGCGGGCGGCACCGACGCCGGGCCTGTTTTCAAATCGATTGCCGACAGCCTGGCCCCCAAACTTGGTTACCCCGCCGTCCCGCAATCCTGACGGGCGGGCACGGCCCGCGTTTGTGCTCAGGATGGCCCTGCACCGCCTGCACAAACGAACAGGGCCGCCGCAAAAGCGGCAGCCCTGTATGTGAATGACCCGATGGCATATGTCAAATCGTGGTGGTGGAACTGCTTTCGATCTTGATCCCGCAGTCCTTTAGTTTGGCGAGTTTGGCTTTGTTGCCGTTCCCGTCGTCCACCGTGAGTTTTTCCAGACCGTATTCACTGAAAAAATTGACCACCGGGCCCTGTACGAACGCTTCCCATGTCAGCGCTTGTTTTTCTTCGAGTTCCATCTTTGCCATCCTTTCGCAAATCGACGTTCGCGCCCCGGAAAAAGGCGCCCGCACAGTGTAGCACACCGCCGGCGATTTGGCAAGGAGAGGACTGTCAGGACTCTTTTTTGCCCTGCTCGTGGTAGGTTTCCTCGGTATTGATGTTCCAGAGTGTGGATTTGTCGGTGCTGCCTTTGAGGATAAGGTCAGCCGCTTCGAAACCTGTCATCATCGAATGGTCCATATTGTTGTAGCGGTGCTGGCCGTTGCGTCCCACACAGTACAGGTTCGAGAACGTGTCCAGATACGCGCGCAGTTTCGGGAAATCCTTGTAAACACCGAAATAGGCGGGATACGCCTTTTTCACGCGGACACGCACGGAATCCAGCACGTCTGCCCGGTTGATAACGTCAACCTTCACCAGTTCGTCGATGGCGAAATCAATGAACGCCTGATCTTCCATTGTCCAGAGTTCGTCGCCTTCGTTAGCAAAATATTCCATGCCAATCCAGACGGTATCCTGCAGGTCCTTCACCAGATACGGCGACCAGTTGTTGAAGATTTGCAGGCGCCCCACCTTCACTTCGCGCTCCTGCATATAGATCCAGCAATCCGGCACGATGTTGGAGATGGTCTTGATATCGGTCTGGTTCTCCAGTTTCAGTTTCTTGACCAACAGGCCCACGGTGATGAAATCGCGGTACGGCAGTTCGGCGGCGATGTGCGCCACATCCTGCGGCTTGTCCGCGTCGATGATCTCCATCAGGTCTTTGATGGGCATGGACGACACCACCGCGTCGCAGGGCACGGTGCGGGTTTCGCCCGCCTGCTCCACCTGCACCGACACGACTTTGCCGTTTTCGATGTGAATGCCGGTCACTTTGGTCTGCATCATGATATCGCCGCCTTTTTCCCGCACGCGGTCGGCCAGCGTTTCATAAAGCTGGCCGGGGCCGAGCTTGGGATAAAGGAATTGCTCGATCAGAGAGGTCTCTGTCTTCTTCTGGTCTGCGTCTCCGCCGGAAAACGTCTTTTTCAGGAACGCCATCACCGCTTTGGAGAGCGAAAGACCCTTGATGCGCTGCGATCCCCAGTCCGCCGAGATATCCCGGGGATTGCGCCCCCAGACCTTCTCGGTGTAATCCTCGAAAAACATCTCATAGAGCGGCTTGCCGAAGCGGTTAATCATGAAATCCTGCAGCGTCTTTTCTTCACGCTTGTGCATAGCGCTGGCCATATAGCCGAATCCCGCCCGGATGGTGCGCGCAAGGCCCATGTTTGCAAACGTCTGGAATTTCAGTGAAATGGGATAGTCAAAAAACTTTTTCAGGTAAAAAATGCGCGATACGCGCTGCCGCACCAGCATCACGCGTTCGTCTTTTTCAGGGTCCGGCCCGCCCTGTTCCAGCGGCTTCTCACGGCCTAGGAGCTTATCGTCCAGCGCCGGTGCGCCCTGAACCGGCATCAGTTCTTTCCAGAAATCGACCACTTTGTCGCTTTTGGAAAAAAAACGGTGCCCGCCGATATCCATCCGGTTCCCGTTGTAGTTGACTGTGCGGGAGATTCCGCCGATCTCTGAGGTTTCCTCAAAAATGGTCACGCGCACTCCGGCATCTTTCAGCAGGGTATCCGCCGCGGACAACCCTGCAGGTCCCGCCCCAATGATCACGACATTTTTCATATCACAGCTTACAACCTTTTCTCCCGATGGCGTCTGTCATTCGCACACCGTCCAAATTCACAACGCAGAAACGACGTTCTCTCGATCTTTTTCTGCATGCCTTAATCTTTATAACATATTTTATCAAAAAAGTAAACCAGAAAAACGCCCCTCCGGCTTTCCGCCGGAGGGGCGCACAGGGTACCGGAACCGTATCAGCAGACCAGCAGCACATCGTTGGGATTGATGACGACGGTCACCTGGGAACCGACACGCAGCCCCATATCGCGCACGGCATCCATCGTGATGCAAGCCGTGACAGTCTGCCCGCCAGGCAGCGTAACCGCAACGATGGTGTTGACAGCGCCCGGCGTGATGCTCGCCACACGGCCGCGGAGCAGATTGCGCGTAGAGATACACATGCGGCCCGTCATCATGCTGCCCGCCATCGCGTTGCTCTGCATCATGCCGTCCTGCATCATGCCGCCCGTCATTGTGTTGCCCGCCATCGCATTGCCCTGCATCATACCGCTCTGTGCAGCCGGCATGGTCTGAGACACGGTCATGGAGCCGCTCCGCATCATGCCGCTCTGCGTCGCCGCGGACATGGAGCCGACCGGCGCGGCGGATGAAACGGGCTGCACATACAGGTCATGCGCGGATTTCGCCACCTGTGCAGCGGACTGGTATTTTCCCTCTGCATATGGTTCAAATGTGCCCATTATGTATGCCTCACTTTATTGAATATTGTTGCGTAACACGCACGGTACAGTCTATTCCGCGCACGGACAAAAAGTGAACAGGCCCGGATACAAAGACCGCGGGGAGCTTTGAAGTCTCCCCGCGGTCCGGCTCCATATATGCGTTCGTTTTATGCACTATCTTTCTCGCTCGCCGGTCTCCCCGGCCGCCTGCCTGTGCATAAAAGCCTGCATGGCCGCCACGGATTCCGCGCTGATGACATGCTCGATGGCACAGGCATCTTCGTCGGCAACCACCGGATCGATCCGCAGTACATCGACGAAAAAGCGCCGGATGGTATGGTGCTTTCCGGAGGTGGCCGCCGCTTTTTCCCTTCCCTCCTGCGTCAGGAAGATCTCCCTGTATTTTTCGTTGACGATCAGGCCCTTTTGCGCAAGGGTCGCCATCGCGCTGTTGGCGCTCGCTTTGGTCACGCCCAATCGCCGGGCGATGTCGGAAAGGCGCGCGCCTGCGCCGTTTTCAGAAAGCTCATAGATGGCTTCCAGATAATTTTCCATGGTAAAAGTCAGTTTTTCCATATCCGTCTGTCCTCATCATGCGGAATCATCCGGACGGCGGGCAGCGCGCTCACACATTGAAACGGAAAAGCACCACATCGCCGTCCTGCATCACATATTCCTTGCCCTCGCTGCGCAGCAAGCCCTTTTCGCGCGCCGCTGCCAGGCTGCCGCAGCGCACAAGGTCGTCATATGCCACCACTTCCGCGCGAATGAACCCCCGCTCGAAATCGGTGTGGATCTTGCCCGCCGCCTGCGGCGCCTTGGTGCCGCGTGTGATGGTCCACGCACGCACCTCCGGCTCGCCCGCCGTGAGATAGGAGATCAGCCCCAGCAGCGCGTAGCTCTCGCGGATCAGGCGGTCAAGCCCCGACTGCTCCAGCCCCAGGTCGGCCAGAAACAGGTCCTTTTCTTCCTCATCCATTGAAGAAAGTTCTTCCTCAATCTTGGCGCAGATGGGCAGCACGCCCGCGCCCTCCTTTTCCGCCTGGGCGCGCAGACGGGTGAAATGCGGGTTCTTCTCATAGCCGGCCTTGAAATCCTCCTCGCTGAGGTTGGCGGCGTAAATCACCGGCTTCTCCGAAAGCAGCGCCACGGTGGCCAGCACCGCGTCATCCTCCGGCGTGCGCTCCACCGAACGCGCGGGCAGGCCGCTTTCCAGCGCGGCTTTCACCCGCTCGAGCAGAACGATCTCCGACTCGTATTTTTTATCGCCCTTGAGCAGCTTTTTGTCCTTGTCCAACCGACGTTCCACCATTTCCAGATCGGAAAAAATCAGCTCGAGGTTGATGGTCTCCATATCCCGCACAGGGTCCACGCTGCCCTCCACATGGATGACATCCGTGCCTTCGAAGCAGCGCACGACATGCACGATGGCGTCCACCTCCCGGATGTGGGACAGAAACTTGTTGCCCAGCCCTTCACCCTTGGAAGCGCCCCGCACCAGCCCCGCGATATCCACGAACTCCACCACGGCGGGCGTGGTTTTGACCGCGTGATACATATCGGTGAGCACCTTGAGCCGCTCGTCCGGTACCGCCACCACGCCCACATTGGGCTCGATGGTGCAGAACGGATAGTTGGCAGACTCCGCGCCCGCGTTGGTGATGGCGTTGAACAGGGTGCTTTTGCCCACATTGGGCAGGCCGACGATTCCCAGTTTCATGTCGTTGATTTCCTTTCGGTATCTATTCTGTAAATTATAACATCAAAAATAACACAATGGCCGGTCACGGGCGGTCACACATAACCGTTCTGCCCGCGCACCGAAACCTCGCCCGCACGCACCGCCACGCGGCCGTCGGCCGTGCGCACCATCAGCTCGCCCTGCGGCGTGATGCTTTCGGCCACGCCTTCCAGCACCACGCGGCCGTCGGCGCCGAACACCCGCACCTGCGCGCCCAGCGTGGCACAGTGCGCCGCGTAGGATGCCAGCACGGTGTGCGCATCGGCGGCGAGGACCAGTTCCAGTTTCTCCGCGATGGCCGCCGCAAGCACCTCCGGCGCGGGCGCGCTCCCCGTCACCATTTGAACGGAAACCGCGTTCGGCAGATTCTGTTCCGCAAAGAATCGCGCGGACAAAAGCAGGTTGATGCCGATGCCGCAGACGATGCCGCCCGGCACAGCCTCGCAGAGGATGCCGCCCACCTTCCGCCCGCCCGCCAGCGGGTCGTTGGGCCATTTGAGCGAAAACCCTTCCCCGCAGAGCGCAAACAGCGCCTGCTGCACCGCCAGGCCCACCGAGAGCGAAGCCGGCGCTCCACGCTCCGGCAGATTGCGAAGCAAAAAGGAAAGATGCAGCGCCTCGCCGGGCCGGGTGGAAAACGTGTGGCCGCGCCGCCCCACGCCCGCCGTCTGCGAGAGCGCGAACGCGACGGCCTCGCCCGGTTCGGCATTCGCCTGTTCCTTTAAAAACGCGTTGGTCGAACCGATTTCCTCAAAGCAAAACAGGCCGGCCCGCGCAAACCGCCCGCGCAGCAGGCCGCGCATCGTTTTTTTCAGCGCATCCGCACGCTCCGTCGCCATATCGTCCCTCCCCTGCGGTGCCCCATCCAGCCTGTCTGTGGCGCATCCGGGGCATCCGCCATAAGGTAATAATAGTACAAAGTCATTTTACAGTCAAACCCCGCATACACTGTAACGCAGCCGCCCTCGACGGGCGGACGGAAGGAGGCCGCACACATGGCAAACCAAAACGGCAAACCCACCAAAGAGGAGATCGAGCGTCTGCTCCAGATCGCGAGCAAAAAATTGGGCATCACGCCGGAAAAGCTGAAAACAACCCTTTCGGACAAAAAGGCCACGCAGGACCTGCTGGGCCGCCTGGGCGGTGAAAAAGCCAAACAGGCGCTGCACGATCCGCAGGCGTTGAACGACCTGGTGAAAAACAACCCGCAGGCCAAGAAATTCTACGACGACCTGACGGGGGGAGGAAAAAATGGCTGACAGCGACCTTTCGAGCGCCCTGTCCGCCCTTTTTTCCAACCCCGAAAGCATGTCCAAAATACAGGAGCTGATGGGCATGCTCTCCGGCGGCGAAAACAACACGGGCGCACAGCCAGCGCCCGCGGAGTCGGCTCCGGAACCTGCCGGCCAGCCGGCGCAGGCTGCCCCGCAGGCTCCGGCGGACGGGGCAGGTGGCCTGCCGTTCGACCCCGGCCTGCTCGTCAAGCTCCAGCAGGCCATGTCGCTGGTACGGCAGGACGACCCCCGCATTGCGTTTCTCATCGCGCTCAAGCCCAACCTGAGCGAGCAGCGCAGGCAGCGCGTGGACGAAGCCGTGCGCATGCTGCGGCTGGTGCATCTGGTGCCCTTTTTGCGCGAGCAGCATTTCCTGTGAGGTGAGGATATGGCGGACAGGGAGCCAAAAAACGAACAGGACTTTTTGAGGATGCAACAGGAAGCCATCCGCCGGGTGCGCGACATGCAGGCGCGCGCCAGACGCACGCTGGAAGACGCGGGCGTGCCGCTTGAGCCGCCTTCTCCCCCGCAGCACGAACCGCAGGAGCCGCCGTCCGCGCCGGAGCCGGACGCCGCCGGACCTTTCGAGGAAGACGCGCGGCAAGCCGCTCCCGAAGACGCGCCGCCGCCGGAACACGCCGCCCCGTCCGCCGGACGTGCCAAAGGGTTCCCGTTCAACCTCTCGCTCGACACCGAGCAGATCATGCTGCTGCTCATCATCTATCTGCTCTACAAAGATCACGGCGACCAATATCTGATGATGGCGCTGGCGTATTTGCTTCTTACATAGTGCAAACGGCAGGGCGCCCCGCCGTCCGCACCGGATTAAGGGCGGGGTTTTGGGCAATACTCTTACTGCGCCGCAAAAAAACAGACACGAAAAGGTGGGCTTGGGTTGGAAACGGTTTATTTCGATACACGCGAGCGATTCGTACAGTGGAAGCTGGACGACACGCTCTACCGGCTGATCCGCGAAGTGGACAAACGGTATGACCAGACCGCCGTGGTGTGCATCGGCACCGACCGCTCCACCGGCGACAGCTACGGCCCGCTCACCGGGCACCTGCTCTCACGGATGCCGCAAAACGGTTTCCGCCTGTTCGGCACCTTTGAAAAACCGGTGCACGCACTCACGCTGCCGGACGCGCTCGCGCAGATCGACACGGCGCGCACGCTGGTCGTCGCGGTGGACGCAAGCGTGGGCAGCGCCAGCTATGTGGGGTATATCGGCATGGCGCGCGCTCCCGTCCGTCCCGGCAGCGGCCTGG
Proteins encoded in this region:
- the spoIIR gene encoding stage II sporulation protein R; the encoded protein is MLKIEKAILIGFLVAVVTMMAANFSAFAAQSSDIRQKVFRLHILANSDSAADQALKLKVRDRILAESGTLFQSADNKAQVIQEARADLPQIETIAQDEIRREGYTYPVKAQVVHMYFNTRVYGNVTLPAGDYDALRITIGAAKGHNWWCVLFPPLCLPSAEGEEKLEENLTPSESNTVTHGSQPQIEVKFKTLELLESVKSTISSWFQK
- a CDS encoding peptidoglycan D,D-transpeptidase FtsI family protein, with amino-acid sequence MRSKRLVGLFVVFVALFGLLIVRLVRLTQPGGAISQAAQTHGSYSLKLGVERGTIYDTDMNPLVNTQSAYIAVVRPQKNPGVQLAALSPHVADWNDLEKKLGERLPFSIRVNTPNIKTPGVQIVQMDQRYSGSDIAPQLIGYLDSSGNGAAGLEKAYNTLLAQNTQTILADFPVDATGRALTGLSPEIHREGDSHTGGIVLTIDRDIQQAAQKAADKYLKIGAVVVMDPKTGDILASVSNPSFNQNNLAAALNGANSPMLNRAFTSFNVGSVFKINVAAAALESGVSPAFSVQDNGSMLVAGRLFHDENTSGYGLLDMATGMANSSNVYYITLGQKLGADTVLNMAQRLGFGHTYELAPGLLPSAGNLPGNSELGVPAALANFSIGQGTLMATPIQVARMVSAVAADGLLPMPRLVKASVDKNRQVTKTYPNATPDRVFSVSTAKQLQQFLITTVQEGTGRPAAPTYGGAGGKTSTAQTGWVENGKAMNQTWFAGFYPAENPRYVIVAMMQNGTAGGTDAGPVFKSIADSLAPKLGYPAVPQS
- a CDS encoding NAD(P)/FAD-dependent oxidoreductase, translated to MKNVVIIGAGPAGLSAADTLLKDAGVRVTIFEETSEIGGISRTVNYNGNRMDIGGHRFFSKSDKVVDFWKELMPVQGAPALDDKLLGREKPLEQGGPDPEKDERVMLVRQRVSRIFYLKKFFDYPISLKFQTFANMGLARTIRAGFGYMASAMHKREEKTLQDFMINRFGKPLYEMFFEDYTEKVWGRNPRDISADWGSQRIKGLSLSKAVMAFLKKTFSGGDADQKKTETSLIEQFLYPKLGPGQLYETLADRVREKGGDIMMQTKVTGIHIENGKVVSVQVEQAGETRTVPCDAVVSSMPIKDLMEIIDADKPQDVAHIAAELPYRDFITVGLLVKKLKLENQTDIKTISNIVPDCWIYMQEREVKVGRLQIFNNWSPYLVKDLQDTVWIGMEYFANEGDELWTMEDQAFIDFAIDELVKVDVINRADVLDSVRVRVKKAYPAYFGVYKDFPKLRAYLDTFSNLYCVGRNGQHRYNNMDHSMMTGFEAADLILKGSTDKSTLWNINTEETYHEQGKKES
- a CDS encoding TOBE domain-containing protein → MGTFEPYAEGKYQSAAQVAKSAHDLYVQPVSSAAPVGSMSAATQSGMMRSGSMTVSQTMPAAQSGMMQGNAMAGNTMTGGMMQDGMMQSNAMAGSMMTGRMCISTRNLLRGRVASITPGAVNTIVAVTLPGGQTVTACITMDAVRDMGLRVGSQVTVVINPNDVLLVC
- a CDS encoding metal-dependent transcriptional regulator, producing the protein MEKLTFTMENYLEAIYELSENGAGARLSDIARRLGVTKASANSAMATLAQKGLIVNEKYREIFLTQEGREKAAATSGKHHTIRRFFVDVLRIDPVVADEDACAIEHVISAESVAAMQAFMHRQAAGETGERER
- the ychF gene encoding redox-regulated ATPase YchF is translated as MKLGIVGLPNVGKSTLFNAITNAGAESANYPFCTIEPNVGVVAVPDERLKVLTDMYHAVKTTPAVVEFVDIAGLVRGASKGEGLGNKFLSHIREVDAIVHVVRCFEGTDVIHVEGSVDPVRDMETINLELIFSDLEMVERRLDKDKKLLKGDKKYESEIVLLERVKAALESGLPARSVERTPEDDAVLATVALLSEKPVIYAANLSEEDFKAGYEKNPHFTRLRAQAEKEGAGVLPICAKIEEELSSMDEEEKDLFLADLGLEQSGLDRLIRESYALLGLISYLTAGEPEVRAWTITRGTKAPQAAGKIHTDFERGFIRAEVVAYDDLVRCGSLAAAREKGLLRSEGKEYVMQDGDVVLFRFNV
- a CDS encoding biotin--[acetyl-CoA-carboxylase] ligase, which translates into the protein MATERADALKKTMRGLLRGRFARAGLFCFEEIGSTNAFLKEQANAEPGEAVAFALSQTAGVGRRGHTFSTRPGEALHLSFLLRNLPERGAPASLSVGLAVQQALFALCGEGFSLKWPNDPLAGGRKVGGILCEAVPGGIVCGIGINLLLSARFFAEQNLPNAVSVQMVTGSAPAPEVLAAAIAEKLELVLAADAHTVLASYAAHCATLGAQVRVFGADGRVVLEGVAESITPQGELMVRTADGRVAVRAGEVSVRGQNGYV
- the yyaC gene encoding spore protease YyaC, whose product is METVYFDTRERFVQWKLDDTLYRLIREVDKRYDQTAVVCIGTDRSTGDSYGPLTGHLLSRMPQNGFRLFGTFEKPVHALTLPDALAQIDTARTLVVAVDASVGSASYVGYIGMARAPVRPGSGLGKDLPPVGDVSITGIAAENGLAPFLMLQNASLGMVYAMAEKTFRAIHMTLARLRRETESGEPGLERRA